The Nothobranchius furzeri strain GRZ-AD chromosome 6, NfurGRZ-RIMD1, whole genome shotgun sequence genome includes a region encoding these proteins:
- the cenpk gene encoding centromere protein K isoform X1, with translation MNMGEVRSEGEAEARLSDAAQTELMDLCEKQFNRLEELQNVVLLSDSEFPPDQHALNRLIATEAEVKQWLLMESSSLPTNSEILRQAVKEEMLKLCSELEMVVSCCEARRNKLKETKELEQKWLEEKKQVLLVAKNHIERLTREQESLSGHSILLEIKEKIRKVKEYHEKLMECLGDILETHVPLPTYESTSSKRKKSVAHEFSKGLLSLSDILEILMNKILTEAHDPYVLIDHTFWPPYVELLLRHGIAVRHQENKLKIRLEKFF, from the exons ATGAACATG GGTGAGGTGAGATCAGAGGGAGAGGCAGAAGCCCGGCTATCCGATGCCGCTCAGACTGAGCTGATGGATCTTTGTGAGAAACAGTTCAACCGCCTGGAGGAG CTTCAGAATGTCGTGTTACTCAGTGACTCAGAATTTCCTCCTGATCAG CATGCCCTAAACCGACTGATTGCAACTGAAGCAGAAGTGAAGCAGTGGCTGTTGATGGAGTCGAGCT CGCTGCCTACAAATTCGGAAATTTTACGTCAAGCTGTAAAAGAAGAG ATGCTCAAGCTGTGCTCCGAACTCGAGATGGTCGTCTCTTGTTGTGAAGCCAGGAGAAACAAACTGAAAGAGACTAAAGAGCT AGAACAGAAATGGCTGGAGGAGAAGAAACAGGTGCTACTAGTGGCTAAAAACCACATTGAACGACTTACACGGGAACAGGAGTCTTTGTCTGGGCACAG CATCCTGCTGGAGATCAAGGAGAAGATCAGGAAGGTGAAGGAATATCATGAAAAGCTGATGGAGTGTCTGGGGGACATCCTGGAGACACACGTCCCTCTCCCTACATACGAGTCCACTTCCAGCAAGAGGAAGAAG AGCGTTGCTCATGAGTTCAGCAAGGGCCTGCTTTCACTCAGTGACATCCTGGag ATTCTTATGAACAAGATCCTGACGGAAGCACACGACCCCTACGTCCTGATAGACCACACCTTCTGGCCACCGTACGTCGAGCTGCTGCTCCGACATGGGATTGCTGTGAGACACCAGGAGAACAAGTTAAAGATCCGCCTTGAAAAGTTTTTCTaa
- the cenpk gene encoding centromere protein K isoform X2 produces MNMGEVRSEGEAEARLSDAAQTELMDLCEKQFNRLEELQNVVLLSDSEFPPDQHALNRLIATEAEVKQWLLMESSSLPTNSEILRQAVKEEMLKLCSELEMVVSCCEARRNKLKETKELEQKWLEEKKQVLLVAKNHIERLTREQESLSGHSILLEIKEKIRKVKEYHEKLMECLGDILETHVPLPTYESTSSKRKKILMNKILTEAHDPYVLIDHTFWPPYVELLLRHGIAVRHQENKLKIRLEKFF; encoded by the exons ATGAACATG GGTGAGGTGAGATCAGAGGGAGAGGCAGAAGCCCGGCTATCCGATGCCGCTCAGACTGAGCTGATGGATCTTTGTGAGAAACAGTTCAACCGCCTGGAGGAG CTTCAGAATGTCGTGTTACTCAGTGACTCAGAATTTCCTCCTGATCAG CATGCCCTAAACCGACTGATTGCAACTGAAGCAGAAGTGAAGCAGTGGCTGTTGATGGAGTCGAGCT CGCTGCCTACAAATTCGGAAATTTTACGTCAAGCTGTAAAAGAAGAG ATGCTCAAGCTGTGCTCCGAACTCGAGATGGTCGTCTCTTGTTGTGAAGCCAGGAGAAACAAACTGAAAGAGACTAAAGAGCT AGAACAGAAATGGCTGGAGGAGAAGAAACAGGTGCTACTAGTGGCTAAAAACCACATTGAACGACTTACACGGGAACAGGAGTCTTTGTCTGGGCACAG CATCCTGCTGGAGATCAAGGAGAAGATCAGGAAGGTGAAGGAATATCATGAAAAGCTGATGGAGTGTCTGGGGGACATCCTGGAGACACACGTCCCTCTCCCTACATACGAGTCCACTTCCAGCAAGAGGAAGAAG ATTCTTATGAACAAGATCCTGACGGAAGCACACGACCCCTACGTCCTGATAGACCACACCTTCTGGCCACCGTACGTCGAGCTGCTGCTCCGACATGGGATTGCTGTGAGACACCAGGAGAACAAGTTAAAGATCCGCCTTGAAAAGTTTTTCTaa